From Myxococcales bacterium, the proteins below share one genomic window:
- a CDS encoding 1-acyl-sn-glycerol-3-phosphate acyltransferase: MIVTRARQAARAAGFLGLTAVMIPLYVGRDTLTKPHDRDAVRDRWVKRWASGLLSLFDVRVEPIDPVTPPPDGVGRLIVSNHRSAIDIGVLLQTFGGRMVSKADLSGWPVVGAAARSVGTVFVERGDAKSGAQTIRAIRDLLRAGQTIVIFPEGTTFAGDEVRPFQPGSFLSATNTGAEVLPIGLAYEEGSDAAFVGETFPQHLARMAASPNPTRVRLAIGEAIRTEKATKAAALAELSHAAVERAVTRARASFGPRTSEGPKPSISS; this comes from the coding sequence TTGATCGTCACTCGAGCACGGCAAGCGGCGCGCGCCGCCGGCTTTCTCGGCCTCACCGCCGTCATGATCCCGCTCTACGTGGGGCGAGACACCCTGACGAAGCCCCACGACCGCGACGCCGTCCGCGATCGATGGGTGAAGCGCTGGGCCTCGGGTCTCTTGTCCCTCTTCGACGTCCGCGTCGAGCCCATCGATCCCGTCACGCCGCCGCCGGACGGAGTCGGGCGTCTCATCGTGTCGAACCACCGTTCGGCCATCGACATCGGCGTGCTCCTCCAGACCTTCGGGGGCCGCATGGTGAGCAAGGCCGATCTCTCCGGTTGGCCCGTGGTCGGCGCAGCCGCCCGGAGCGTCGGGACGGTCTTCGTCGAGCGCGGTGACGCGAAGAGCGGCGCCCAGACCATCCGAGCGATCCGAGATCTCCTCCGCGCGGGCCAGACCATCGTGATCTTCCCCGAAGGGACGACCTTCGCCGGCGACGAGGTTCGCCCGTTCCAACCTGGCTCGTTCCTCTCCGCCACGAACACCGGCGCCGAGGTCCTCCCAATCGGCCTCGCCTACGAAGAGGGCTCGGACGCGGCGTTCGTCGGCGAGACCTTCCCGCAGCACCTGGCGCGCATGGCAGCGTCGCCCAACCCCACGCGCGTCCGCCTCGCGATCGGGGAGGCCATTCGAACGGAGAAGGCCACGAAGGCCGCGGCCCTCGCCGAGCTCTCGCACGCCGCGGTCGAGCGGGCCGTCACGCGCGCACGCGCCTCGTTCGGCCCCCGCACGAGCGAAGGCCCGAAGCCATCTATCTCTTCGTAA
- a CDS encoding lytic polysaccharide monooxygenase produces the protein MKRLSASAVALVFLASAHVASAHTVMSSPPARDFGKAGADAHKTGPCGGVARTANYTQYQAGQQVTVEFTETIDHRGCFQVLFSEANDQNFQILAQVDDPSGDVTPKKRTMTVTLPAGKTCTACTLSVRQLMINRACGANQQSINAGDTYFTCADICVGTNCPPQSDAGAPTDASVPPSDAGHSHDAAPQPTPSPTPSATGTPSGTPTPSPTPLEPTDESGGCSVGVGAAGSSGLAIVALGAALLGARRRRRAS, from the coding sequence ATGAAGCGTCTCTCCGCCTCCGCCGTCGCGCTCGTCTTCCTCGCTTCCGCCCATGTGGCGAGCGCCCATACCGTGATGTCGAGCCCGCCAGCGCGCGATTTCGGCAAGGCGGGCGCCGACGCTCACAAGACGGGGCCCTGCGGGGGCGTGGCACGCACCGCCAACTACACGCAGTACCAAGCGGGTCAGCAGGTCACCGTCGAGTTCACCGAGACCATCGACCACCGCGGCTGTTTCCAGGTCCTCTTCTCCGAGGCGAACGATCAGAACTTCCAGATCCTCGCGCAGGTCGACGACCCCTCGGGTGACGTGACCCCGAAGAAGCGCACGATGACGGTCACCCTGCCGGCCGGGAAGACGTGCACGGCCTGCACGCTCTCGGTGCGTCAGCTCATGATCAACCGCGCGTGCGGGGCGAACCAGCAGTCGATCAACGCGGGTGACACGTACTTCACCTGCGCCGACATCTGCGTGGGCACGAACTGCCCGCCTCAGTCGGACGCCGGCGCGCCCACGGACGCTTCGGTCCCCCCGAGCGACGCCGGTCACTCCCATGACGCCGCGCCGCAGCCGACACCGTCGCCCACGCCGTCCGCGACGGGCACGCCCTCCGGCACGCCGACTCCGTCGCCCACGCCGCTCGAGCCGACCGACGAGAGCGGTGGCTGTTCGGTCGGTGTCGGGGCGGCGGGCTCCTCCGGGCTCGCGATCGTGGCCCTCGGAGCCGCGCTCCTGGGCGCCCGCCGCAGGCGCCGCGCGTCGTAA
- a CDS encoding DNA-3-methyladenine glycosylase: protein MERFDRSFFARDARRVARGLLGARLVHTTADGDLVGIVVETEAYRGPDDRACHARFGRTEARKHLFARPGTAYLFRVYGMHLCFNVTCLAEGAGHAVLIRGVEVSGGRGSGPGLVTRALRLEAEHGGTDLVSDEALHFGRGKRPEGRVVVTPRVGVAYAGEDADAPLRFFVEGSPGVSRPPRASLGRGRGA from the coding sequence GTGGAACGCTTCGATCGATCGTTCTTCGCGCGTGACGCGCGTCGTGTGGCCCGGGGCCTTCTCGGCGCTCGCCTCGTCCACACGACAGCCGACGGAGACCTCGTCGGGATCGTGGTCGAGACCGAGGCGTACCGTGGCCCCGACGACCGCGCCTGCCACGCGCGTTTCGGCCGCACCGAAGCGCGAAAGCACCTCTTTGCTCGCCCCGGCACGGCGTATCTGTTCCGTGTGTACGGCATGCACCTCTGCTTCAACGTGACGTGCCTCGCGGAGGGGGCCGGGCACGCCGTGCTCATCCGCGGGGTGGAGGTTTCGGGAGGGCGCGGGAGCGGCCCCGGGCTCGTGACGCGCGCGCTCCGACTCGAGGCGGAGCACGGGGGCACCGACCTCGTCTCGGACGAAGCGCTCCACTTCGGCAGGGGAAAGAGGCCAGAAGGCCGCGTGGTCGTCACCCCGAGGGTGGGGGTTGCTTACGCCGGAGAGGACGCCGACGCCCCGCTTCGTTTCTTCGTCGAAGGGAGCCCGGGGGTGTCGCGTCCCCCCAGAGCGTCCCTGGGGAGGGGCCGTGGGGCGTGA
- a CDS encoding GNAT family N-acetyltransferase produces MSDTPLTLKVLESVTDVTGADWNGLLSPTSSPFMAWDWLACLEESGAVRESSGWVPRPLALYRGPELVAAAPAYVKLHSEGEFVFDWSIADVAHRMGLDYYPKLVLAVPFTPATGERVLVRPGFSREEATRVVASAASELAREIGMSGAHVLFPRESEMPSLLDAGYDERLGVQFHFENRGYRSFDDVLATLPSKKRTQIRRERAQPARDGVRIETVPRERIDRALAREMHALYLTTVDKFVYGRRYLNVRFFELVAERFADHLAWVVATRREDGRDRVVASAFNVKGGGVLYGRYWGTHVDLPFLHFNVCFYHGIDEVVREGLRVFEPGAGGEHKRVRGFAPTVTRSAHTFVDPRLRAIVRPFFERERRAVQEHVDEARSGAGPER; encoded by the coding sequence ATGTCCGACACGCCGCTCACGCTCAAGGTCCTCGAGTCCGTGACGGACGTGACGGGCGCCGACTGGAACGGGTTACTCTCTCCCACATCGTCGCCTTTCATGGCCTGGGACTGGCTCGCGTGCCTCGAAGAGAGCGGCGCGGTGCGTGAGAGCTCGGGGTGGGTCCCCCGCCCGCTCGCGCTCTACCGCGGTCCCGAGCTCGTGGCCGCCGCCCCGGCGTACGTGAAGCTCCACAGCGAGGGCGAGTTCGTCTTCGACTGGAGCATCGCCGACGTGGCCCACCGCATGGGGCTCGACTACTACCCGAAGCTCGTCCTCGCGGTGCCCTTCACTCCGGCCACCGGGGAGCGCGTCCTCGTGCGTCCGGGGTTCTCCCGGGAGGAGGCGACCCGTGTCGTGGCCTCGGCGGCTTCGGAGCTCGCCCGCGAGATCGGGATGTCGGGCGCGCACGTGCTCTTCCCCCGCGAGAGCGAGATGCCCTCGCTCCTCGACGCCGGCTACGACGAGCGCCTCGGCGTGCAGTTCCACTTCGAGAACCGAGGGTACCGTTCGTTCGACGACGTGCTCGCCACCCTGCCGTCGAAGAAGCGCACGCAGATTCGCCGCGAGCGCGCGCAGCCCGCCCGGGACGGCGTCCGCATCGAGACCGTGCCTCGTGAGCGCATCGACCGCGCGCTCGCACGGGAGATGCACGCCCTCTACCTGACGACGGTCGACAAGTTCGTGTACGGGCGAAGGTACTTGAACGTCCGCTTCTTCGAGCTCGTGGCCGAGCGGTTCGCGGACCATCTGGCGTGGGTCGTGGCGACGCGACGCGAGGACGGCCGCGACCGCGTCGTCGCGAGCGCCTTCAACGTCAAGGGAGGGGGCGTCCTCTACGGTCGCTATTGGGGCACCCACGTCGACCTCCCGTTCTTGCACTTCAACGTGTGTTTTTACCACGGCATCGACGAGGTCGTGCGTGAGGGTCTCCGCGTCTTCGAGCCCGGCGCCGGAGGAGAGCACAAACGCGTCCGCGGCTTCGCGCCCACGGTGACGAGGTCGGCGCATACCTTCGTCGACCCGAGGCTCCGAGCGATCGTACGCCCCTTCTTCGAGCGCGAGCGGAGGGCGGTGCAAGAGCACGTCGACGAGGCCCGAAGCGGCGCCGGGCCCGAGCGATGA
- the gloB gene encoding hydroxyacylglutathione hydrolase, with translation MRVLPVPCLSDNYAYLVICEVTGQAAIVDPSTLDDTRAAIEALAPAGRRLVEIWATHHHGDHVGGLEGVRDTFAVPCVRAFADPRIEGVTHPLADRDVFTLGAIRVTAMHVPGHTRSALAFFCEADGEAPCVLTGDTMFAGGCGRLFEGTPADMHASLTKLAALPPETRVYPGHEYTVSNLVFAATLEPASGDVATALERARGLRARGEPTIPTTIDDERRTNPFVRAHEASLREAVGLPVGSDPVSVLALARKRKDVFVAP, from the coding sequence ATGCGTGTCCTCCCCGTCCCGTGTCTGTCCGACAACTACGCCTATCTCGTGATTTGTGAGGTCACCGGCCAGGCGGCCATCGTCGATCCGTCGACGCTCGACGACACACGCGCGGCGATCGAGGCGCTCGCCCCGGCGGGCCGACGGCTCGTGGAGATCTGGGCGACCCATCACCACGGCGACCACGTCGGAGGCCTCGAGGGCGTGAGGGACACCTTCGCCGTGCCGTGCGTGCGTGCCTTCGCGGATCCGCGGATCGAAGGGGTCACCCATCCGCTCGCCGACCGAGACGTCTTCACGCTCGGCGCGATTCGCGTGACGGCGATGCACGTCCCCGGGCACACCCGGTCGGCCCTCGCCTTCTTCTGCGAAGCCGACGGAGAGGCGCCGTGCGTGCTCACGGGCGACACGATGTTCGCGGGGGGATGCGGCCGCCTCTTCGAGGGGACCCCCGCGGACATGCACGCGTCGCTGACCAAGCTCGCGGCGCTGCCCCCCGAGACGCGCGTGTATCCCGGACACGAGTACACGGTGTCGAACCTCGTCTTCGCGGCCACGCTCGAGCCCGCGTCGGGCGACGTCGCGACCGCGCTCGAGCGTGCCCGTGGCCTTCGCGCGCGAGGGGAGCCGACCATCCCCACGACCATCGACGACGAGCGGAGGACGAACCCTTTCGTCCGGGCGCACGAGGCCTCTCTCCGCGAAGCGGTCGGGTTGCCCGTGGGGTCCGATCCTGTCTCGGTGCTCGCGCTGGCGCGGAAGCGAAAAGACGTGTTCGTGGCTCCCTGA
- a CDS encoding sulfatase has product MRLSTRLLISVGFLGGMLACSKGGSSASNSPDQVPDVAAPASSSPDASFDGASATSPSSRPSEGPRNVLLLSIDSLRADMPWAGYPRAIAPRLTAFEKQSVSYTHAYAISSYTSMSLGGLLAGRYPHELQRDGFFFGKYAAQNDMFPERLAAAGVATVGAHAHGYFQNAGFEQGFADWRIVPNLKWNAQQDDNVTSPELEALFEEGLSAAAKKGRFFAWVHFLDPHDLYIGHEKDGIEPFGKTLRDKYDAEVLFTDKYVGKLLDFVDAQPFGKDTIVIVTADHGEAFGEHKQFRHGFEIWENLVRVPLMVRIPGNAPRHVDTPRGAIDLAPTILEALGVEGPKGLPGQSLLPEVKGKDAPPRPVVVDLPATSNNDRRRAVVSGKWKMTSYGQGQLYFKLFDLDADPGEERPITKGEDFERMRAVYKEVTSSIKDVMPTSCGQGCLEGTK; this is encoded by the coding sequence ATGCGCCTTTCGACGCGTCTTCTCATTTCTGTGGGGTTCCTCGGCGGCATGCTCGCATGCTCCAAAGGTGGCTCCTCCGCCTCGAACAGCCCCGACCAGGTCCCCGATGTGGCCGCCCCGGCCTCCTCGTCGCCCGACGCGTCTTTCGATGGGGCGTCCGCCACCTCGCCGTCCTCGCGCCCGAGCGAAGGGCCGCGCAACGTCCTCCTGCTCTCGATCGACTCGCTCCGCGCCGACATGCCCTGGGCCGGCTACCCCCGCGCCATCGCCCCGCGCCTCACGGCGTTCGAGAAACAAAGTGTAAGTTACACTCATGCGTACGCCATCTCGTCGTACACCTCGATGAGCCTCGGCGGCCTCCTCGCCGGGCGCTACCCTCACGAGCTCCAGCGCGACGGCTTCTTTTTCGGGAAATACGCGGCCCAGAACGACATGTTCCCCGAGCGCCTCGCGGCGGCCGGCGTCGCCACCGTCGGGGCCCACGCGCACGGCTACTTCCAGAACGCCGGCTTCGAACAGGGCTTCGCCGACTGGCGCATCGTCCCGAACCTGAAGTGGAACGCGCAGCAGGACGACAACGTCACGAGCCCCGAGCTCGAGGCGCTCTTCGAGGAGGGGCTCTCCGCGGCCGCCAAGAAGGGCCGCTTCTTCGCCTGGGTGCACTTCCTCGATCCGCACGATCTCTACATCGGCCACGAGAAGGACGGCATCGAGCCCTTCGGCAAGACCCTCCGCGACAAGTACGACGCCGAGGTGCTCTTTACCGACAAATACGTGGGAAAATTGCTCGATTTCGTCGACGCGCAGCCCTTCGGCAAGGACACGATCGTCATCGTCACCGCCGACCACGGCGAGGCGTTCGGCGAGCACAAGCAGTTTCGCCACGGCTTCGAGATCTGGGAGAACCTCGTGCGCGTCCCGCTCATGGTGCGTATCCCGGGCAACGCCCCGCGGCACGTCGACACCCCGCGCGGCGCCATCGATCTCGCGCCCACCATCCTCGAGGCGCTCGGCGTCGAGGGCCCGAAGGGGCTCCCGGGGCAGAGCCTCCTCCCCGAGGTGAAGGGAAAAGATGCCCCTCCGCGCCCCGTGGTCGTGGACCTGCCCGCGACGAGCAACAACGACCGCCGCCGCGCCGTCGTGAGCGGCAAGTGGAAGATGACCTCGTACGGCCAGGGCCAGCTCTACTTCAAGCTCTTCGATCTCGATGCCGATCCGGGCGAAGAGCGCCCCATCACCAAGGGGGAGGACTTCGAGCGGATGCGTGCGGTCTACAAGGAAGTGACCTCGAGCATCAAGGACGTCATGCCCACCTCGTGTGGCCAAGGGTGCCTCGAGGGGACGAAGTAG